A single Saccharolobus shibatae B12 DNA region contains:
- a CDS encoding DUF1177 family protein: MMLKKLLEVIDILESEDPLQKIREKLEGKVKYEEVKAGEVTFIKALYEGGGKDKVEILGRLGAIQMVGVNKGLVSDADGAIVSLATLLELLNLREKGIELDLNVLFVTNLSVKAKLIPHKPFDFMVPLLGLDEALKVEVDPSASFVVSIDSTKGNRIAKFDDFAITHVVKDGYILKLHDNVIDIYNKVTGHEIYMVPLTTGDLTPLDYNVYHISTLISPWLYTDSPVIGIATVSKQVIPGYETGVLNIEMLEHASRFCIELLKYIENGGKIYEERELEELENRLGKSNLLKAKRR; encoded by the coding sequence ATGATGTTAAAAAAGTTATTAGAGGTTATAGACATTCTAGAATCTGAAGACCCATTACAGAAGATAAGGGAGAAGCTAGAAGGTAAAGTCAAATACGAGGAAGTAAAAGCTGGAGAAGTAACCTTTATAAAAGCACTTTATGAAGGCGGAGGAAAGGACAAAGTAGAGATCTTAGGAAGATTAGGGGCAATACAAATGGTTGGGGTAAATAAGGGTTTAGTCTCTGACGCTGATGGAGCAATTGTAAGCCTAGCCACACTTCTAGAACTTCTCAATTTAAGAGAAAAAGGAATAGAACTTGATCTTAATGTACTATTTGTAACTAACTTGTCCGTTAAGGCTAAACTAATTCCCCATAAACCATTTGACTTCATGGTCCCACTTTTAGGATTAGATGAAGCACTTAAAGTTGAAGTCGATCCCTCGGCCTCATTCGTTGTATCAATTGACTCAACTAAAGGAAACAGAATAGCTAAGTTCGACGATTTCGCAATAACTCATGTAGTTAAAGACGGGTATATCCTAAAACTTCACGATAACGTAATTGACATTTACAATAAGGTAACTGGTCACGAAATTTACATGGTTCCTTTGACAACTGGCGATCTAACTCCTCTAGATTATAATGTATATCACATTAGTACTCTGATCTCGCCATGGCTATATACAGATTCTCCAGTGATTGGAATTGCAACCGTCTCCAAACAAGTTATACCGGGATATGAAACTGGTGTATTAAACATTGAAATGTTAGAACACGCGTCAAGATTTTGCATCGAACTCCTTAAATATATAGAAAATGGAGGGAAAATATATGAAGAGAGAGAATTAGAAGAATTAGAGAATAGATTAGGAAAGTCTAATTTGTTAAAAGCTAAAAGAAGGTAA